One Neoarius graeffei isolate fNeoGra1 chromosome 9, fNeoGra1.pri, whole genome shotgun sequence genomic window, tcctgtttgaagaggtatgcactttcaaaaggccacacattcttcaaatattgtcagatctccacatggaaggcatcattggaaagcttagaaactgtactttctgaatctgtcaataactcaaaatgcccctgggctgacatgtgtccctggattccgtgatcTGTCTGACCAGCCACTCCCTCCATGTGAGGACGTGAAAAACCAGTTTATGTTTTGTTCCTTCTCAGTTCTCTCTGTCTGCCAAAGCTTATGGACCATTTCAACAAACTGAATAGACCTTACTTCTGGATTAATTTTGATATTTTCATATCAGACCAACATGATCTCCTCAACAACAGGTAAAATAGAAACAGGAtgattttttatttacaatttccacTGCAAAAAATACAAGTCTGAAGTAACCTCTGATGAAACTGATTAaaactgtttatactgtttgtattcgtGCACTTGGGACACATTAAACCTGTAAACACACTTTGAATGTTGAGCAGCTTTCTTTATTCTGAGTGTGAGAATGTGTTCAATAATATTAGATTTAAAGAGACACTGCTCTGTAACTTTGCACGTGAAGGCAGGATGAGAACAGTGATGGTTATGTGGTTTGACCACTTCCTTTTAGATGTCATTATTGTGTGATAATAACAAGAAACAGAAACATGTCAGTGGGTAGCACTGACAGTTTTTAAAGCATTACATGGACATGCTCCAACAAATATAGTGGACATGTTAAGTCCATATGTCCCTTTACGGTCACTGAGATCTGCATCCCAGGGACAGCTGATGGTCCCACGTGCACGGCTTTCCATGAAAGGGGATAGGGCCTTTAGTGTCTATGCCCCACGTCTCTGGAATAGTCTACCACAGGAACTGAGATCTGCATCTGAGGTGTCAGTGTTTAAAACCTCTCTCAAAACACACCTGTTTAGACTTGCCTTCAATGACCTTTGAAATTGTGGGATTCTGGGATGGAGACCCTATTACTGTATGTATTGTTGTATTGCTGTGCTGTTGTTTCTTTCCTGTCTTGTTTGCTCTGTCTCATCTGTCAGTACTGGTACCTGTATATTTCTgtatattttgtatttatttcttttaatttattttattctattttatttttcttactATTTTACTGTGAAGCACTTtggttttaaatgtgctatacaaataaattacttacttacttacacggtggtgtagtggttagtgctgtcgcctcacagcaagaaggtccgggttcgagccccgtggccggcgaggggctttctgtgcggagtttgcatgttctccccatgtctgcgtgggtttcctctgggtgctccggtttcccccacagtccaaagacatgcaggttaggttaactggtgactctaaattgaccgtaggtgtgaatggttgtctgtgtctatgtgtcagccctgtgatgacctggcgacttgtccagggtgtaccccgcctttcgcccatagtcagctgggataggctccagctcacctgcgaccctgtagaaggataaagcggctagagatgatgatgatgagaaacATGTCAAAGTGTGCAAAACTGAGTGTACATGTGTATTTGACTAATTAAGGTTGTCCGTTACTTTATGTTGTGTTAATCCTCTTGCCTGTGTATGTAGCATTTCTAGTTTGGCTGGTTTGTGATTTGTGTCTTTAACACTCTTGAGTGTTAGAATTCATTTCCTTCCACAGGAAACAAGTGTGTTCTCACTGTGTTAGTGTACGTGTGGATTCAAGTATGTTGAGAAATTATTGTGTACAAAGGAACATTTCAGAAGCAAAATAACTTTTATGAGCAGCTCCCTACAGCAGTGCACCCACACTGTCCTTATTCCTTATTGACTTTGACTTTAGTTAATGGTCATCTTCAGTGTGATGACTTTTCTTATTGacataataataaaataagaaGAGTGCCAAATGTTTTTGATAAAAAGGTTTCCTTTCATTCTTACAGGAGAAGACAACACTGGGGTCTCACAGAGTCTTGACAATCTGGGAAATCTACACAAAGGGAGGGAACCTCAAAGAATCTACCAGTCAGAGCCTTTTCTTAAACCAGTCATGTCCCTAAAGCAGGTAAGATACAATAACAATCTACTCATCATTAGTTCACCAACAACAAAGTTCACCAAAAACACACCAAACATGCATATTTATCACACATCTGAATAATTCAGTTAAAATGGAGTTTGTTTCTTCATGGACAGTTTCAAGTATGATCTTTTTTTCTAGGTGGGGTTTATAAAGGCCATTTTGTCATCTTTCAAATTTAAGGTAAGTTTAGTTTGGGGAGAAAAATACATATTCTTGATTCGTTCCCATTTCTAAATGCGAGCAGTTCTCCAGGAATAACAGGTTAATTTGGTTTGTGGCTTGCATATTTACCATAATAAttgttcacattttaaacattttacatTTTACTCAGTTATTTAAAGAAGCCACAGAATGACCCACAACAAACAGATATTtcaaaataaactgaaaacaagtGAAAATTATGTCATAATAACTTGCACAACTTTTTTGGGGGCAAAATATGGACAGTCCCATGAGCTTTAAATGAGTTTCAGTCTATCCACTATTTAGAGTTTATATCACCTGCTAAATGATTGATGGTATTTCTCTTCATCTAGTGCTCAGAAAGTGTCAGAGAGAATAAAACTCCTGTGCCAAAGGATTTAGAAAAATCGATGAAGAAAGGGCAGATGTTCATCAGAGACAACAGCATAAGAAACCAGCCACAGAAAAACAAGTCTCAGGTAAATGCACTCATGTAAGATTTGAAGATATGCTCTTATGATGAATTAGGTAATGAGCTCATGtttgttcctgcagtgtgtgttCATGTTACATCTTTGTCATTCCAGTTGCCACACCTTACACATCAGGAAGAGAAATCTGAAAAAGCAGGTGAGATTAAAAGCATTATAGAGCCACTGTTCAGTTCTTGAGTGATTGTATTTTGTGTCACTGCATTAAACTGTTGGAGTCGAATGAATTATTACTGCAAAAATCACATGGAACTAGACTTCAATATGTTTCTTCAGATTTAAATAAGCCTTTTGTGTAATGCCTTTTTTTCATTTCCAGGTGGTTTGCCGATTCCCAAGGAAGGtcagttctacaaccccgattccaaaaaagttgggacaaagtacaaattgtaaataaaaacggaatgcactgatgtggaagtttcaaaattccatattttattcagaatagaacatagatgacatatcaaatgtttaaactgagaaaatgtatcatttaaagagaaaaattaggtgattttaaatttcatgacaacaacacatctcaaaaaagttgggacaaggccatgtttaccactgtgagacatccccttttctctttacaacagtctgtaaacatctggggactgagcagacaggttgctcaagtttagggataggaatgttaacccattcttgtctaatgtaggattctagttgctcaactgtcttaggtcttttttgtcggatcttccattttatgatgcgccaaatgttttctatgggtgaaagatctggactgcaggctggccagttcagtacccgtatccttcttctacgcagccatgatgctgtaattgatgcagtatgtggtttggcattgtcatgttggaaaatgcaaggtcttccctgaaagagacgtcgtctggatgggagcatacggtatgttgctctagaacctggatatacctttcagcattgatggtgtctttccagatgtgtaagctgcccatgccacatgcactaatgcaaccccataccatcagagatgcaggcttctgaactgagcgctgataacaactcgggtcgtccttcttctttttagtccgaatgacacggcgtccctgatttccataaagaacttcaaattttgattcgtctgaccacagaacagttttccactttgccacagtccattttaaatgagccttggcccagagaagacgtctgcgcttctggatcatgtttagatacggcttcttctttgaactatagagttttagctggcaatggcggatggcacggtgaattgtgttcacagataatgttctctggaaatattcctgagcccattttgtgatttccaatacagaagcatgcctgtatgtgatgcagtgccgtctaagggcccgaagatcacgggcacccagtatggttttctggctttgacccttacgcacagagattcttccagattctctgaatcttttgatgatattatgcactgtagatgatgatatgttcaaactctttgcaattttacactgtcgaactcctttctgatattgctccactatttgtctgcgcagaattagggggattggtgatcctcttcccatctttacttctgagagccgctgccacagcaagatgctctttttatacccagtcatgttaatgacctcttgccaattgacctaatgagttgcaatttggtcctccagctgttccttttttgtacctttagcttttccagcctcttattgcccttgtcccaacttttttgagatgtgttgctgtcatgaaatttcaaatgagccaatatttggcatgaaatttcaaaatgtctcactttcgacatttgatatgttgtctatgttctattgtgaatacaatatcagtttttgagatttgtaaattattgcattccgtttttatttacaatttgtactttgtcccaacttttttggaatcagggttgtaattttgGAAATTACTTTCAGACTTAATGCCTGCAGATGTTTGATACAGCTGATTGACCCATTGTATTAATGCTCATGGCGGATATGTTTCTTGTTTTAGAATGGAAAACCCTCACAAGATCACCAGGTATTACAATTAGTCCTTGACATTTGATTTAGACTCAAAGTGACTGAGACACCACTTGGTGTTTATTCTAAAAATACTAACACTAACAATGTTATATCATCATGTGTCCAACACATCACTTCTTTGTTTTTAAGCCAaagtgattctggatctgaacacTGCGAATCCCACTCTCAAGCTGTCTGCGGATGGACGCTCTGTGAGAACAAAGACGCACAAAGAGTTTCATTCTGAAAAGAGTTACTATGACTACCTCAAAAAATCCAAACATAAGTATGATGGCTGGATGTGTGTCCAAGCTCAAGA contains:
- the LOC132891646 gene encoding butyrophilin subfamily 3 member A1-like isoform X1, which gives rise to MISSTTGEDNTGVSQSLDNLGNLHKGREPQRIYQSEPFLKPVMSLKQVGFIKAILSSFKFKCSESVRENKTPVPKDLEKSMKKGQMFIRDNSIRNQPQKNKSQLPHLTHQEEKSEKAGGLPIPKEEWKTLTRSPAKVILDLNTANPTLKLSADGRSVRTKTHKEFHSEKSYYDYLKKSKHKYDGWMCVQAQEGYSTGKHYWEVDVTGKCDWRIGVVKESAQRNGFTKLNTAAGYWTLRLQVGSLLALTEPVTKLNQEPPSKIGVYLDLEEGQVSFCDAVKRKVIYTFKAEFSKCEKLYPVFGTVETDKPLKIIQT